A genome region from Alteripontixanthobacter maritimus includes the following:
- the mraY gene encoding phospho-N-acetylmuramoyl-pentapeptide-transferase: MLYLLAEYMGFEGIFNLIRYQTFRAGATLMTALMIGLFIGPRFIAMLRVRQGKGQPIRADGPASHQAKVGTPTMGGLMILIALFLALMLWMDLRNPFVWACLAVTAGFGFIGFLDDYDKVTKNSHRGVPGKVRLLMEFVVAGIAAYVIVSQINTSLYVPFVSDRAIPLGPFYYVFAAIVMVGAGNAVNLTDGLDGLATMPVIVAAGAFAIISYLVGRADYSEYLGIPHVPGAGELAIVCTAIMGAGLAFLWFNAPPAAVFMGDTGSLALGGALGAIAVASHHEVVLAIVGGLFVFEALSVIIQVFWFKRTGKRVFRMAPIHHHFEQLGWSESKVVIRFWIVSIILALIGLATLKLR, encoded by the coding sequence ATGCTGTATCTGCTGGCCGAATATATGGGGTTCGAAGGCATCTTCAACCTCATCCGTTACCAAACGTTTCGCGCGGGCGCGACGCTAATGACTGCGCTAATGATCGGCCTGTTTATCGGGCCGCGCTTCATCGCTATGCTGCGCGTACGGCAGGGGAAGGGCCAGCCCATTCGCGCCGATGGACCCGCCAGCCACCAGGCGAAGGTCGGCACCCCCACGATGGGCGGGCTGATGATCCTGATCGCGCTGTTCCTGGCGCTGATGCTGTGGATGGATCTGCGCAATCCGTTCGTCTGGGCTTGCCTGGCGGTGACTGCCGGGTTTGGCTTCATCGGGTTCCTCGACGACTACGACAAGGTCACGAAGAACAGCCATCGCGGCGTACCAGGCAAGGTCCGGTTGCTGATGGAATTCGTCGTGGCGGGCATCGCCGCCTATGTCATCGTCAGCCAGATCAACACCTCGCTTTACGTGCCGTTCGTGTCCGACCGGGCGATCCCGCTGGGGCCATTTTACTACGTGTTCGCCGCCATCGTGATGGTGGGCGCGGGCAATGCCGTGAACCTGACCGACGGGCTGGACGGGCTGGCAACCATGCCGGTGATTGTAGCGGCGGGTGCGTTTGCCATAATCAGCTATCTTGTGGGACGCGCCGATTACTCGGAATATCTCGGCATTCCGCACGTCCCGGGCGCGGGCGAGCTGGCTATCGTGTGCACCGCGATCATGGGGGCGGGACTCGCGTTCCTGTGGTTCAACGCGCCACCCGCCGCCGTCTTCATGGGCGACACCGGAAGTCTCGCCCTTGGCGGAGCGCTGGGGGCCATCGCGGTGGCCAGTCACCACGAAGTCGTGCTTGCCATTGTCGGCGGGTTGTTCGTGTTCGAAGCACTGTCCGTGATCATCCAGGTGTTCTGGTTCAAGCGAACGGGCAAGCGCGTGTTCCGCATGGCGCCCATCCATCACCATTTCGAACAGCTCGGCTGGAGCGAAAGCAAGGTCGTGATCCGGTTCTGGATCGTGTCGATCATCCTCGCGCTGATCGGTCTCGCTACGCTGAAGCTGCGGTGA
- the murD gene encoding UDP-N-acetylmuramoyl-L-alanine--D-glutamate ligase: MITSPFFAGKRYAVLGLARSGLAAVESLLESGAQVTVWDRQDEARSALADRFGDRVTLADPLEISLAGFDGVVVSPGVPLNTHPISARAAQFGVPVIGDIELFALARAALPPHRVIGITGTNGKSTATALVAHLLDAAGLPVRMGGNIGLPVLAEDPLQPNDAGAGVYVLELSSYQIDLTRSLACEAAVLLNVTPDHLDRYDGFEAYAFSKSRLFAMQGSTQFAVFGSSDAVTRGFMNAAAERRPEGRIVSIGAVIGREGLAALQPAWPSLQGPHNLENTGAAVALVEAMGVTRSQWEPALASFSGLPHRMERLGTHDGVLFVNDSKATNQASTAPALAAFPPADDARPRIHWIVGGLAKEDGLGECEAQLGCVAAAYTIGEAGPRFAEMLEGRVPVTQSEMLCEAVRGAIAAAKPGDVVLLSPACASFDQFRDFAKRGDAFRHAVSVLAQDNLAGDPCLFPADAGKKTSSA, translated from the coding sequence GTGATTACCTCCCCCTTCTTTGCCGGCAAACGCTACGCCGTACTTGGTCTTGCGCGCAGCGGGCTGGCGGCGGTGGAAAGCCTGCTGGAAAGCGGGGCGCAGGTGACCGTCTGGGACCGGCAGGACGAAGCTCGTAGCGCATTGGCGGACAGGTTCGGCGACCGGGTGACGCTGGCCGATCCGCTGGAAATTAGTCTCGCCGGGTTCGACGGGGTCGTGGTATCGCCCGGCGTTCCCCTGAATACACACCCGATCAGCGCCCGCGCCGCGCAATTCGGTGTGCCGGTCATCGGCGATATCGAACTGTTTGCACTCGCCCGCGCCGCACTGCCGCCGCACCGTGTCATCGGCATTACTGGAACCAACGGCAAATCCACAGCAACTGCGCTGGTCGCCCATCTCTTGGATGCCGCGGGCTTGCCGGTTCGGATGGGCGGCAATATCGGGTTGCCGGTGCTGGCTGAAGACCCCCTGCAGCCGAACGATGCGGGCGCCGGCGTCTATGTGCTGGAACTGTCGAGCTACCAGATCGACCTGACCCGTTCGCTTGCGTGCGAAGCCGCGGTATTGCTGAATGTCACGCCCGACCATCTCGATCGGTATGACGGGTTCGAAGCTTATGCGTTTTCCAAATCGCGCCTGTTCGCCATGCAGGGCAGCACGCAATTCGCGGTGTTCGGGTCGAGCGATGCCGTCACGCGCGGGTTTATGAACGCAGCGGCCGAGCGCCGGCCCGAAGGACGCATCGTCTCGATCGGTGCGGTGATAGGACGCGAAGGTCTGGCCGCACTGCAACCGGCTTGGCCATCCTTGCAGGGGCCGCACAATCTTGAAAACACTGGCGCTGCCGTCGCGTTGGTCGAAGCGATGGGCGTGACCCGTTCGCAATGGGAACCGGCGCTCGCCAGTTTCAGTGGACTGCCGCACCGGATGGAGCGGTTGGGCACGCATGACGGTGTGCTGTTCGTAAATGACAGCAAGGCTACCAATCAGGCCTCCACCGCCCCTGCACTTGCCGCATTTCCGCCCGCCGATGACGCAAGGCCGCGTATTCATTGGATCGTCGGCGGTCTGGCCAAGGAAGACGGGCTGGGTGAATGCGAGGCACAGCTAGGCTGTGTCGCCGCCGCCTATACAATTGGCGAGGCTGGACCGCGTTTTGCCGAAATGCTGGAAGGACGCGTGCCGGTCACGCAATCTGAAATGCTGTGCGAGGCGGTGCGAGGCGCGATTGCCGCCGCAAAGCCAGGCGATGTGGTATTGCTCAGCCCGGCCTGCGCCAGTTTCGACCAGTTCCGCGATTTCGCGAAACGCGGCGACGCGTTTCGCCATGCCGTCAGCGTTCTTGCGCAGGACAATCTTGCAGGCGACCCATGCTTGTTCCCTGCGGACGCCGGTAAAAAGACGTCCAGCGCATGA
- a CDS encoding division/cell wall cluster transcriptional repressor MraZ codes for MAGAEVNFNGQGFSPAGDKSRFVLPPKFRKKIIEASEGRTLCLVADDTLNCLVGFGLSRENQLSQQLENEKRAAETLGKPFDYVTRSQQLFGYEEISFDDSGRFVMPSYLASLANISGGLYFRGGGPFFTLWAPEELHKMGPGWAQAKAGCAEMEAQAQAKAKKK; via the coding sequence TTGGCGGGAGCGGAAGTCAATTTTAACGGACAGGGCTTTTCGCCAGCGGGCGACAAGAGCCGTTTCGTACTGCCTCCCAAATTCCGCAAGAAGATTATCGAGGCGAGCGAAGGCCGTACCTTGTGTCTGGTCGCCGATGACACGCTGAACTGCCTTGTCGGTTTCGGCCTTTCGCGCGAAAACCAGCTGAGCCAGCAGCTCGAAAACGAAAAACGCGCTGCCGAAACGCTGGGCAAACCCTTCGATTACGTCACCCGATCGCAGCAGCTGTTCGGGTACGAGGAAATCAGCTTTGACGATAGCGGCCGCTTCGTCATGCCGTCCTACCTCGCCAGCCTCGCGAATATTTCGGGCGGCTTGTACTTTCGTGGTGGTGGTCCGTTCTTTACCCTTTGGGCACCGGAAGAACTACACAAGATGGGCCCCGGCTGGGCGCAGGCGAAGGCCGGCTGCGCCGAGATGGAAGCGCAAGCGCAGGCCAAGGCGAAGAAGAAGTGA
- a CDS encoding peptidoglycan D,D-transpeptidase FtsI family protein: MTYSTAIATHRVQLVNERQRAVTFARMRVLWIVVIFGLVALVALSRIVFLGLSDNALRSASLEEALLPPRGEIADRNGVPLARAFPAYALWFNPKAMGEDNPLVKSPQRIAAELKAIFPDLETHRVIEKLAKGRSAYLRRRVLPEQASRVQAIGELALELPRETDRHYPQGTMAAHILGYIDPDGNGQVGMEQVLEPKLTDPAQRGEAQLLSIDMRVQGALESELRRGMLATNAMGAAGIVLDVDTGEVMALASLPEFDPNKVDASDNDRIFNRVTNQVYELGSTFKPITVAAAIDAGVVRDFGKRYQADRPLELGGHKIRDSHYLGATLNVAETLIKSSNIVTAKIADDLGENRMRETLEELGMNARPQIELPAKGKPIWPGDKWGRLTNMTVSYGHGIAVTPLHLANAYAAMVNGGVWRPATLYKLKAGEAPRGRRVFKASTSSRMRQLLRMISVYGTGKSADAPGFRVGGKTGSAEKPGVGGYRRKSLVSTFAAAFPMDRPRYVVIAMLDEPKGTTASSFQRTAAWNAAPIVGRLVPQIGPMLGIRPDTTRDVDISDLRPLISSDKT, from the coding sequence ATGACCTACAGCACGGCGATTGCCACGCACCGGGTTCAGCTGGTGAACGAGCGCCAGCGCGCCGTCACTTTCGCGCGCATGCGAGTGCTGTGGATCGTGGTCATTTTCGGCCTCGTCGCGCTGGTTGCCTTGTCACGGATCGTATTTCTGGGCCTGTCCGACAACGCACTACGTTCGGCCAGCCTGGAAGAGGCGCTGCTGCCGCCGCGCGGCGAAATCGCCGACCGCAACGGGGTACCGCTGGCGCGTGCTTTCCCCGCCTATGCGCTGTGGTTCAATCCCAAGGCGATGGGAGAAGACAATCCGCTGGTGAAATCGCCCCAACGCATTGCGGCAGAGCTGAAGGCCATCTTTCCCGACCTTGAAACGCACCGCGTGATTGAGAAACTGGCCAAGGGCCGCTCCGCCTATCTGCGTCGCCGCGTACTGCCCGAACAGGCCAGTCGCGTGCAGGCTATCGGCGAACTGGCTCTGGAACTGCCGCGCGAAACCGACCGCCATTATCCGCAAGGTACGATGGCCGCCCACATCCTCGGCTATATCGATCCCGACGGGAATGGGCAGGTTGGCATGGAGCAGGTGCTGGAACCGAAGCTGACAGACCCCGCCCAGCGCGGCGAGGCCCAGCTGCTGTCGATCGATATGCGTGTGCAGGGCGCGCTGGAAAGCGAGCTGCGCCGCGGAATGCTGGCCACCAATGCCATGGGCGCGGCAGGCATCGTGCTGGATGTCGATACGGGCGAAGTCATGGCGCTGGCGTCTCTTCCCGAATTCGACCCAAACAAGGTCGATGCGTCGGACAATGACCGCATCTTCAACCGCGTAACCAACCAGGTTTACGAGCTTGGCTCCACGTTCAAGCCCATCACCGTGGCCGCTGCGATCGACGCGGGCGTCGTGCGTGATTTTGGCAAGCGGTATCAGGCGGATCGCCCGCTGGAGCTGGGCGGGCACAAGATACGCGACAGCCACTATCTTGGCGCAACTTTGAATGTGGCAGAGACGCTGATCAAATCCTCCAATATCGTAACTGCCAAGATTGCGGACGATCTCGGCGAGAACCGGATGCGCGAAACGCTGGAAGAGCTTGGTATGAATGCCCGACCGCAAATCGAATTGCCGGCCAAGGGCAAGCCGATCTGGCCGGGCGACAAATGGGGCCGCCTGACCAACATGACGGTCAGTTACGGTCACGGCATCGCGGTCACTCCGCTGCACCTCGCCAACGCGTATGCCGCGATGGTGAATGGCGGCGTGTGGCGCCCGGCGACCCTGTACAAGCTGAAAGCTGGCGAGGCCCCGCGGGGCCGGCGTGTGTTCAAGGCCTCCACCAGCAGCCGGATGCGGCAGTTGCTGCGGATGATCTCGGTCTATGGCACCGGCAAAAGTGCCGATGCGCCGGGCTTCCGCGTGGGCGGCAAGACCGGCAGCGCGGAAAAGCCCGGCGTGGGCGGATATCGTCGAAAATCGCTCGTTTCGACCTTTGCCGCTGCCTTCCCGATGGACCGTCCGCGCTATGTCGTGATCGCCATGCTGGATGAGCCCAAGGGCACTACTGCCAGCAGTTTCCAACGCACCGCCGCGTGGAACGCCGCCCCCATCGTCGGGCGGCTGGTGCCGCAGATCGGACCGATGCTGGGCATACGGCCCGATACCACGCGCGATGTCGATATCAGCGATTTGCGCCCGCTCATTTCGAGCGACAAGACATGA
- a CDS encoding UDP-N-acetylmuramoyl-tripeptide--D-alanyl-D-alanine ligase, producing the protein MSAQATLAIDALRQWPVRRRDSLPLALWDADAVADATGGTANAGFQVSGVEMDSRDVRPGDLFVALKGEAMDGHKFIDKAFAAGAAAAIVDRPVDWPHVLVKDTTAALHALAAAAIRRADAVRIGVTGSVGKTGVKEAIFAALDRSSRGAAHRSVRSYNNHVGVPLSLARMQARSRFGIFEMGMNHAGELSGLTQHVRPHVAVITTIAPAHIENLGSEEAIADAKAEIFEGLEKGGTAVIPADSPHFERLLDHASRSGARTLSFGRADHADVRLLDAIPSANGGSLVTAQMGRGPVTGRVCFTVAEPGEHWISNALCVMAAVQAAGGDLAAAGLALAEMGGLKGRGARHRIAAPGGHALVIDESYNANPASMRATLRQLGQTPATRRVAVLGSMKELGDFAPRFHADLAEPLAEANVDLAILVGEEMRSLASQLHRNQLGKSAAGTVGSGPAFAHCDGPAEAIGALEEFGITAGDAVLVKGSNSIGLGRVVDHFTRLANTGLSMNGRATTARDA; encoded by the coding sequence ATGAGCGCGCAAGCCACGCTGGCAATCGACGCATTGCGCCAGTGGCCCGTACGCCGGCGCGACAGCCTGCCGCTGGCCTTGTGGGATGCGGATGCAGTCGCTGATGCCACCGGTGGTACTGCAAACGCCGGTTTTCAGGTGTCCGGCGTTGAAATGGATTCGCGCGATGTGCGTCCCGGCGATCTGTTCGTGGCCCTTAAGGGCGAGGCGATGGATGGCCACAAGTTCATCGACAAGGCTTTTGCCGCTGGAGCCGCCGCCGCCATCGTCGACCGTCCGGTGGACTGGCCGCATGTGCTCGTGAAAGACACCACCGCAGCGCTGCACGCACTGGCTGCTGCTGCTATCCGCCGAGCCGATGCGGTGCGGATTGGGGTAACCGGCTCGGTGGGCAAAACCGGCGTGAAGGAAGCTATCTTCGCCGCGCTCGACCGCAGCAGCCGGGGCGCGGCCCATCGCAGCGTGCGCAGTTACAACAACCATGTCGGCGTTCCGCTCAGCCTCGCAAGGATGCAGGCGCGCAGCCGCTTCGGCATATTCGAAATGGGTATGAACCATGCGGGCGAACTGTCCGGCCTGACGCAGCATGTTCGCCCGCATGTGGCGGTTATCACCACCATCGCACCCGCCCATATCGAGAATCTTGGCTCGGAAGAGGCTATCGCGGACGCCAAGGCAGAGATTTTTGAAGGCCTGGAAAAAGGCGGCACCGCCGTCATCCCGGCCGACAGCCCGCATTTCGAGCGATTGCTTGATCATGCCAGCCGTTCCGGCGCGCGCACCCTTTCCTTCGGGCGTGCGGACCATGCCGACGTGCGGTTGCTCGACGCCATACCCAGTGCCAATGGCGGCTCGCTCGTCACGGCACAGATGGGGCGGGGGCCGGTAACGGGCCGAGTCTGCTTCACCGTGGCGGAGCCGGGCGAACATTGGATTTCCAACGCGTTGTGCGTGATGGCGGCGGTACAGGCGGCAGGCGGCGATCTGGCTGCCGCCGGGCTGGCGCTCGCCGAAATGGGCGGGCTGAAGGGGCGCGGGGCACGGCACAGGATTGCTGCGCCCGGCGGTCATGCGCTGGTGATCGACGAGAGTTACAACGCCAATCCCGCTTCCATGCGGGCGACCCTGCGCCAGCTTGGCCAGACCCCCGCGACGCGACGCGTGGCAGTGCTCGGCAGTATGAAGGAGCTGGGCGATTTTGCACCCCGGTTCCATGCCGACCTGGCTGAACCGCTGGCTGAGGCGAATGTCGATCTTGCCATATTGGTTGGCGAGGAAATGCGCAGTCTGGCCAGCCAGCTGCACCGGAACCAGTTGGGGAAATCGGCTGCAGGCACGGTTGGCAGCGGACCGGCCTTCGCCCATTGCGATGGACCGGCCGAAGCCATCGGTGCGTTGGAAGAATTCGGTATCACGGCAGGCGATGCCGTGCTGGTGAAGGGGTCCAATTCGATTGGCCTTGGCCGGGTGGTCGATCATTTCACTCGGCTTGCCAACACCGGCCTTTCCATGAACGGACGGGCCACAACTGCCCGGGACGCCTGA
- a CDS encoding UDP-N-acetylmuramoyl-L-alanyl-D-glutamate--2,6-diaminopimelate ligase, with protein MKLSKLLDRAGLSSAVTDNTDVNVTGFAIDNRKVAPGDVFGAFRGGTVNGEDFIPAAIAAGAVAVVAAPDAVVTGATHIAVAEPRQAFANLAAGFFTPVPETIVAVTGTNGKTSTVEMTRQLWRMAGMAAASIGTLGVTTPDESVSTGLTTPDIVTFLANMSGLAREGVTHVAYEASSHGLSQFRNEGLSVAAGAFTNFSRDHLDYHASMEEYFDAKMRLFDEVVRDGGIAVLWADDEHSSAVADRAKARGLSLYTVGAEGHDIRLVGRTATRLGQDLVIEHGGAQRTVKLPLIGEYQAANALLAAGLALVTGGDPDRVFDGISRLSPVRGRLERAVISPSGAPVYIDYAHTADALEAAIAALRPHVKGRLTVVFGAGGDRDQGKRADMGRVAAAAADIVIVTDDNPRGEDPAAIRRAVLSKAAGAREIGDRREAIAQAIRGAAREDIVLIAGKGHEQGQIVGAGDTMKVLPFDDVAVARECAAANGASA; from the coding sequence ATGAAGCTTTCCAAACTCCTCGATCGCGCTGGACTAAGCTCAGCTGTTACTGATAACACCGATGTCAACGTGACCGGCTTCGCGATCGACAACCGCAAGGTCGCGCCCGGCGATGTGTTCGGCGCGTTTCGCGGCGGCACCGTCAATGGTGAGGACTTCATCCCTGCTGCCATCGCCGCCGGAGCGGTCGCCGTGGTCGCTGCGCCTGATGCGGTGGTGACGGGTGCGACACACATCGCCGTGGCCGAACCACGGCAGGCCTTCGCCAATCTCGCAGCTGGCTTCTTCACGCCGGTGCCTGAAACCATCGTCGCGGTGACAGGCACCAATGGCAAGACTTCTACCGTGGAGATGACACGGCAATTGTGGCGCATGGCCGGGATGGCGGCGGCCAGCATCGGCACGCTGGGAGTGACAACGCCCGACGAAAGCGTGTCTACCGGCCTGACAACGCCCGACATCGTGACATTCCTTGCCAATATGTCGGGCCTCGCCCGCGAAGGCGTGACCCATGTCGCTTACGAAGCATCCAGCCATGGCCTTTCGCAATTCCGCAACGAGGGGTTGTCCGTGGCAGCGGGAGCATTCACGAATTTCAGCCGTGACCACCTCGATTACCATGCCTCGATGGAAGAATATTTCGACGCCAAAATGCGGCTGTTCGATGAGGTCGTCCGCGATGGCGGAATAGCTGTGCTGTGGGCCGATGACGAGCACTCCAGCGCAGTGGCGGACCGGGCCAAAGCGCGTGGACTGTCGCTTTATACGGTCGGCGCTGAAGGCCATGATATCAGGCTTGTCGGACGGACTGCCACGCGGCTTGGCCAAGATCTCGTCATAGAGCATGGCGGTGCGCAGCGGACTGTTAAACTGCCGCTGATTGGCGAATATCAGGCCGCAAACGCACTGCTTGCCGCGGGTCTGGCGCTGGTCACCGGCGGCGATCCCGACCGGGTGTTCGACGGTATCTCCCGCCTCAGCCCCGTGCGTGGACGGCTGGAACGCGCCGTTATCTCTCCCAGCGGAGCGCCGGTCTATATCGATTACGCGCATACGGCGGACGCCCTGGAAGCAGCGATCGCCGCGCTTCGTCCGCATGTTAAAGGCCGGCTGACCGTCGTGTTCGGCGCAGGAGGCGACCGCGATCAGGGCAAGCGTGCGGATATGGGCCGCGTGGCCGCTGCTGCCGCTGACATCGTCATCGTGACCGACGACAATCCGCGCGGCGAGGACCCTGCGGCCATCCGTCGCGCGGTCCTTTCCAAAGCGGCGGGCGCACGCGAGATCGGTGACAGGCGCGAAGCGATTGCGCAGGCCATTCGCGGCGCGGCGCGCGAAGATATCGTACTTATTGCCGGCAAGGGCCATGAACAGGGCCAGATTGTCGGCGCAGGAGACACCATGAAAGTCCTTCCCTTCGACGATGTCGCCGTGGCCCGCGAATGCGCCGCTGCCAATGGAGCTTCGGCATGA
- a CDS encoding FtsW/RodA/SpoVE family cell cycle protein: MSSAPEAVRPSPAGNAANPYAAQIAHAAQSEIKIWWREIDRWLIVLVLMLMAIGTVAVAAASPASARRLSTAETTLPDLYFYWAHIRWQILGLLVMFVTSLVPKERARRGSILLAGLMLFLLLLVPVIGYEVNGAKRWIRFGVGVQPSEFLKPAFAVTLAWILSWRLRDPDLPVLWVATGAMALVGALLMLQPNLGATLLFGGVWFAMLLLSGVSISRIGGIAALGTAVLTITYFLYDNARHRIDSFFGGGTAFDQVDLASRTLLAGGWTGSGYGLGIRKFNLPEAHTDYIFSVIGEEFGLIVCAVVVLLYLAIVVRVLVRLANEEDLFTLLAGAGLTALLGGQAFINILVNLQLFPSKGMTLPLVSYGGSSTIAICFTVGLLLAITRRNPFLKREVPGLKAMLDKDTPR; the protein is encoded by the coding sequence ATGAGCAGCGCACCTGAAGCCGTACGCCCTTCACCCGCCGGAAATGCGGCCAATCCTTATGCCGCACAGATTGCCCATGCAGCGCAATCGGAGATAAAGATCTGGTGGCGCGAAATCGACCGCTGGCTGATTGTGTTGGTTTTGATGCTGATGGCGATCGGAACTGTCGCGGTAGCCGCTGCCTCGCCTGCCAGCGCGCGTAGGCTTTCTACGGCGGAAACGACCCTGCCGGATTTGTATTTCTACTGGGCGCATATTCGCTGGCAGATACTGGGCTTGCTGGTGATGTTCGTAACATCGCTGGTGCCGAAGGAACGCGCACGGCGCGGCTCGATCCTGCTGGCGGGGCTGATGCTGTTCCTGTTGCTGCTGGTGCCGGTCATCGGATATGAGGTGAACGGCGCGAAACGCTGGATACGCTTCGGCGTGGGCGTGCAGCCGAGCGAGTTTCTCAAGCCCGCTTTCGCTGTTACTTTGGCATGGATATTGAGCTGGCGGCTGCGCGATCCCGATCTGCCGGTGCTGTGGGTGGCGACGGGAGCGATGGCGCTGGTCGGCGCGCTGCTGATGTTGCAACCCAATCTGGGCGCGACCCTGCTGTTCGGCGGCGTGTGGTTCGCCATGTTGCTGCTGTCCGGTGTGTCGATCAGCCGCATCGGGGGAATTGCAGCCTTGGGTACGGCGGTGCTGACCATCACCTATTTTCTTTACGACAACGCCCGCCACCGGATCGACAGTTTCTTTGGTGGCGGCACGGCGTTCGACCAAGTCGATCTTGCTTCCCGAACTCTGCTGGCAGGCGGTTGGACGGGCAGCGGGTATGGTCTCGGCATCCGTAAGTTCAACCTGCCCGAAGCGCACACGGACTACATCTTCTCCGTGATCGGCGAGGAATTCGGACTGATCGTCTGCGCGGTCGTTGTTCTGCTATATCTCGCCATCGTTGTGCGCGTGCTGGTGCGGCTGGCGAATGAGGAAGATCTGTTCACCCTGCTGGCAGGCGCCGGACTGACCGCCTTGCTGGGGGGGCAGGCGTTTATCAACATCCTCGTCAATTTGCAGCTTTTCCCGTCGAAAGGCATGACTTTGCCGCTAGTGTCTTATGGCGGG
- the rsmH gene encoding 16S rRNA (cytosine(1402)-N(4))-methyltransferase RsmH, which produces MTGARDHSAADAPHTPVLLDEVVDALAPVAGDVLVDATFGAGGYTRALLDAGATVHAFDRDPDAIAAGRAWSETRADPPRLVLHQRRFSEMVAALAEVGVDQVDGIVLDIGVSSMQLDQPERGFAFSSDGPLDMTMSQSGPNAADFLNTADADAIADVLYQYGEERQSRRVARAIVAARPLATTGDLARVVRKAMGYHAGAPKDPATRTFQAVRIHVNGELDELKEALAASEILLRPGGKLAVVSFHSLEDRIVKHFLRDASSKVSGSRYLPEVEQAPAVFDNISKAVRAGKGELARNPRSRSAILRFGVRTAAPARQVAA; this is translated from the coding sequence GTGACCGGCGCAAGGGACCATAGCGCCGCCGACGCGCCGCACACGCCCGTCCTGCTGGACGAAGTGGTGGATGCGCTCGCTCCGGTCGCCGGCGACGTGCTGGTCGATGCCACGTTTGGCGCTGGCGGTTATACCCGCGCGCTGCTGGATGCTGGTGCCACCGTACATGCCTTCGACCGCGACCCCGACGCCATTGCTGCGGGCCGCGCATGGAGTGAAACCCGTGCCGATCCGCCTCGGCTGGTGCTGCACCAGCGTCGTTTCTCCGAAATGGTCGCGGCACTTGCTGAGGTAGGTGTCGATCAGGTCGATGGCATAGTGCTGGATATCGGCGTATCCTCGATGCAGCTCGACCAGCCGGAGCGTGGGTTCGCTTTTTCCAGCGACGGCCCGCTCGACATGACGATGAGCCAGTCCGGCCCCAATGCCGCCGACTTTCTGAATACTGCCGACGCCGACGCGATCGCCGATGTGCTCTACCAATATGGCGAGGAGCGCCAGTCTCGCCGCGTGGCCCGCGCGATCGTGGCCGCCCGCCCATTGGCAACGACCGGCGATCTGGCACGTGTGGTGCGCAAGGCTATGGGCTACCATGCAGGCGCGCCAAAAGATCCTGCCACACGCACGTTCCAGGCCGTCCGCATCCACGTGAACGGCGAACTGGATGAACTGAAAGAGGCGCTGGCTGCGTCCGAGATACTGCTGCGCCCTGGCGGCAAGCTGGCAGTCGTAAGCTTCCACAGTCTCGAAGACCGGATCGTGAAGCATTTCCTGCGTGACGCGTCGTCGAAAGTTTCGGGTTCGCGCTATTTGCCCGAAGTCGAACAGGCTCCGGCAGTGTTCGACAATATCTCCAAGGCAGTGCGCGCTGGCAAAGGCGAACTGGCCCGCAATCCGCGGTCGCGTTCGGCAATCCTGCGCTTTGGTGTCCGTACCGCTGCTCCCGCGCGGCAGGTGGCGGCATGA